One Sparus aurata chromosome 5, fSpaAur1.1, whole genome shotgun sequence genomic window carries:
- the LOC115581250 gene encoding uncharacterized protein LOC115581250 isoform X2 yields MKDGSGVINLKAMGDADGFLGRLKPMSAENMPISAEILLTFSPCQPFSLPEDLTGADCTNIAACLIVRYQRFNRDISRYISYGRHEGNEFYYNDTLKMLSVSYFSHDEQPLTVVHYHCNPNQSASFIRDQSLSAEEPLQIWVESPCACPNACAMGDLGLGTIFLIILSLSVAAYFILGSCALRPFRSSSGVQISPEHSVWCMICYLCAERRPTRHYTGMTHCDR; encoded by the exons ATGAAGGATGGGAGCGGTGTGATCAACCTGAAAGCTATGGGAGATGCGGACGGTTTCCTGGGACGTCTGAAGCCTATGTCAGCAGAGAACATGCCAATCAGTGCAGAGATCCTCCTGACCTTCAGCCCCTGCCAGCCTTTCTCACTGCCAGAGGACCTGACTGGAGCTGACTGTACCAATATTGCTGCATGCCTTATTGTCAG GTATCAGAGGTTCAACAGAGACATTAGCCGATATATCAGCTATGGGAGACATGAAGGGAATGAATTCTACTACAATGACACCCTGAAGATGCTGTCTGTCTCATACTTTT CTCATGACGAGCAGCCACTGACAGTAGTACATTACCACTGTAATCCAAATCAGTCGGCTTCTTTCATCCGGGACCAGAGCCTCAGCGCTGAGGAGCCCCTGCAGATCTGGGTGGAGAGCCCCTGTGCTTGTCCAAATGCCTGTGCAATGGGAGATCTGGGTCTAGGCACCATCTTCCTCATCATCCTCTCCCTCAGTGTTGCTGCATACTTCATCCTCG GCTCCTGTGCTCTGAGGCCTTTCCGGAGCAGCAGTGGAGTCCAGATCTCTCCGGAGCACAGCGTGTGGTGTATGATCTGCTACCTCTGTGCAGAGAGAAGGCCTACAAGACACTATACAGGCATGACACACTGTGATAGATGA
- the LOC115581250 gene encoding uncharacterized protein LOC115581250 isoform X1, producing MSLQNVLLALSVGFIMFSSARSPHPKRPGCFKVNPCKCIMKDGSGVINLKAMGDADGFLGRLKPMSAENMPISAEILLTFSPCQPFSLPEDLTGADCTNIAACLIVRYQRFNRDISRYISYGRHEGNEFYYNDTLKMLSVSYFSHDEQPLTVVHYHCNPNQSASFIRDQSLSAEEPLQIWVESPCACPNACAMGDLGLGTIFLIILSLSVAAYFILGSCALRPFRSSSGVQISPEHSVWCMICYLCAERRPTRHYTGMTHCDR from the exons ATGAGCCTTCAAAATGTCTTACTCGCGCTCTCGGTTGGTTTTATCATGTTTTCCTCGGCTCGCTCCCCTCATCCCAAGAGGCCAGGATGCTTCAAAGTAAACCCCTGCAAATGCATCATGAAGGATGGGAGCGGTGTGATCAACCTGAAAGCTATGGGAGATGCGGACGGTTTCCTGGGACGTCTGAAGCCTATGTCAGCAGAGAACATGCCAATCAGTGCAGAGATCCTCCTGACCTTCAGCCCCTGCCAGCCTTTCTCACTGCCAGAGGACCTGACTGGAGCTGACTGTACCAATATTGCTGCATGCCTTATTGTCAG GTATCAGAGGTTCAACAGAGACATTAGCCGATATATCAGCTATGGGAGACATGAAGGGAATGAATTCTACTACAATGACACCCTGAAGATGCTGTCTGTCTCATACTTTT CTCATGACGAGCAGCCACTGACAGTAGTACATTACCACTGTAATCCAAATCAGTCGGCTTCTTTCATCCGGGACCAGAGCCTCAGCGCTGAGGAGCCCCTGCAGATCTGGGTGGAGAGCCCCTGTGCTTGTCCAAATGCCTGTGCAATGGGAGATCTGGGTCTAGGCACCATCTTCCTCATCATCCTCTCCCTCAGTGTTGCTGCATACTTCATCCTCG GCTCCTGTGCTCTGAGGCCTTTCCGGAGCAGCAGTGGAGTCCAGATCTCTCCGGAGCACAGCGTGTGGTGTATGATCTGCTACCTCTGTGCAGAGAGAAGGCCTACAAGACACTATACAGGCATGACACACTGTGATAGATGA